The nucleotide window CCGGTTCCATCTCCTCTATCGCTGTCAGCTCCCTAAGAATGTGGGCGCAGCAGACGGAATGCTCGACCTCGAAGCCGCCCCAATACGACAGCCAGCAGTCGTGGACGGCTATCCCCCTGAACTTCCCAAGAACACCGTTCTCCAGAATCCCTTCTATCCCGCGCTTTTCGCTGATGGTTTGGTAGGTCAGTTCTGCCGTTGAAGAATTGTGGACCCACATGAGTTTGCCGCCGCACCTCACTCCGGTCTCATCGAAGTGGCACACATCGCGTTTGACGATGCTCTGGCGGATCCCTTCCAAAGCGTCTTCGACGCTCTCGGCGCATTTGCGGACCATGGATTCGACCGTAGCCGGAGACAGTGATACGCCGAACATGCTGCGGATTATGTCACTGACACGCGAGAAGCTGATCGCCCCGTACGTGTTGAGGATCCCAGCCACGGCTGCGAAGGAATCTCCGTACTGGACATGCGCATCCACGTCTTCGGGGAACCGAACGCGCGACATCTCCTCTGGACCCTGCCAGTTCCCCATAGGGCACGATTTGGCGCCCATAGACCTGTATTCGCGGACCCTCACGTCCATGACCGCGTCTACCACGAATCTGCTCTCGCCAGCCTCAAGGGTTTTATCGCTAATGCATTTGGCCAGATTGGGGCAGCCCGAGCAGCTTTCAGGGATGCAAGGGATGACCTCGTCGGGTTCGTGGGGGACACTCATATTGTGCCCTTCGTGCCCTAGCTGGCCGCCGGGCCTTTTGCCGCTCTTGACGCGCTGGCTCTTGGGCGCAGGCTTCGCGTAGCCGTCGCTGGAAGGGGGCTTAGAGCTGTTTGTCGAATTCATCCTAGTCCTCCTTTCCAGCTCTTTGATCCTCTCTTGGAGCGCCTTGATCATTTCGTCCTTGGCCAGGCAATCCTGTAGCAGACGATCGATGTATGCCAGCAGATCTTCTCTGCTGGCATTGCGGTATGAATCGGAATGCTCTTCCATCTCTCACTCGGATGATTCGAGGGCGCGCCTGATTCTGTCTAGCACTGACGTCTTCTTGCTGAGCTGCATCTCCAGATCTAGCACTTTCTTTCTAAGCTCGAGTATTTCCGCATCCTTTTCGTCCTGGGTAGGACTCAATTTGTGCCCCTCGGCGAAAGATTTCGGTAATTGGGGGTCCGCGGCAGCGGACCATGTTGCCGATCCCCTTCTGCCCGTGGGTACGATCTCGCCCGTGTCTGGATCAATCTTTCCTATCAACTTGCGCTTGTTGCGGGCCTGATGCTTATCTTTGTCCCAGTATGATGTGGATTCATAGACATAGGTCACCCCGGTCTTCTTGTTGGTCATTTTCACGATAGACGTCGCTTCCACCGCAACTATATAGTAATAGGTATATATAAATATACCTATTTTGACATATGTAGGTATAATTTATACCTATGGAGTTATCGAAAACACGTTCAATTTAATGAGGTAAGACTACAGTCTGGAGAGGGTTCTGAATAGTTACCCTATAGTTGATAGAACTATAGTGTCATTGTATTTTCATGGTTTCCTTTTTCCTCCGGACAATCACTTATTTATCAGAAAGCGCTTACTTTTATGGCCCGGCAGTGCCGGCGGTGTTAAAATGTATTCGGAAGGGAAGATCTGGATAGCCAAAGGCGATGAGAGGGTGTATTTGCTTCCCCGCATGTCCAACAGGCACGGCCTGATTACGGGAGCCAGCGGAACCGGGAAGACAGTGACCATGAGGGTTCTGGCCGAATCGTTCAGCGACGCGGGCGTGCCAGTCTTCTTCAGCGATATGAAAGGGGATGTCGGCGGCGTATGCAAGGCCGGGGAAGATACGGAGAAAATGCGCGGCCGCGCGGAGAAGCTGGGCGCCGAGGGATTCGAATTCAAAGGCTTCCCAACCGTTTTTTGGGACGTATACGGGGATTGCGGGCATCCGGTCAGGACGACTGTCTCCTCTCTGGGCGCTTCCCTATTAGCTCGCCTGATGGATCTCACCAACGTCCAGAGCGATGTTCTGGCTATGATATTCAGGATATGCAAGGACAAAGGCTGGGACCTGATCGATTCCAAGGACCTCATCTCCGTTCTCCAGCATATCGCCCAGAATCGCAACGATTACATCGCGGAATACGGGAACATGTCCTCCCAGACTTTGGGGGCGATCCAAAGGTCCGTCCGCACTCTCGAAGATGAGGGCGGCGATTTCTTCTTCGGCGAGCCGGCCTTGGACATCTTCGATTGGATAAGGACGGACGAGAACGGGAAGGGCGTTCTGAATGTCCTGAATTCCGAGAAGCTGGCGAGGAGCCCGAAGCTTTACAGCACGTTCATGATGTGGCTGATCCAGGAGCTGTTCGAGAGGCTTCCGGAAGCCGGGGACCCAGAGAAGCCGAAGCTCGTGTTCTTCTTCGACGAGGCCCATATGCTGTTCTCAGACGCTCCGAAGCCGGTGATCCAGAACATAGAGCAGATGGTCAAGCTCATCAGATCCAAAGGCGTCGGAATCTATTTCGTTTCTCAGAGCCCCTCGGACATACCGGACAGCGTCCTTGCGCAGCTGAGCAACCGCGTCCAGCATGCCCTCCGCGCTTACACTCCGGCGGAGCAGAAATCGGTGAGGGCGGCAGCATCATCGTTCCGCACCAATGAGAAGTTCAAGACCGAGACCGCCATCACCGAGTTGGGAGTGGGAGAGGCGTTGGTCTCCTGCCTGGACGAGAAAGGCATACCTTCGATAGTCGAGAGGGCTTTCATCCTTCCGCCTCAGAGCAGCCTGGATCCTCTGAGCCCGGCAGAGTATGAGAGCATCATAAAATCGTCCCGCTTCGAATCCAAGTACAGGGAGCGCCAGGAGAGGCAATCCGCATACGAGACTATGAAGGGCATGGAGGAGGAGAAGCAGAAGATGGAAGCGAAGGCCGCGGAATCCAAAGCCAAAGCCGCTCCGAAATCTGCCGCGACAGCATCCGCCAAAAGCCGCTCGTCCAAAAGCACGGCAACGAAAGTCGCGGAGAAGGCCATCAACAGAGCGGCGGCCACCGCCGGTAGGGAGATCGGCAAAGGCATTCTCAAAGGCCTGTTCAAGAAATAATCGGCGGCTCCGAAGCAAGCCGCCAGAAACGGTTTAGGAAGGGGATCCGATCAGATCCTCTTCCATTTCACTCCATCCGCGGAGTCTTCCAATTGGATGCCCGCTTCTTTGAGCCTGTCGCGGATCATGTCGGCGTACTGATACATCTTGTTCTTGCGCATCTCCCCGCGGAGGTCGATGAGTATTGATACCAGCGAATCGATAGCTCCATCGTCTGCTTCTTTCGGCTTCGGGATTATGTTCAATATGCCGTTGAACTCATCTATGAGCTTCAGGTGCCTCTCAGCCGCCTTCTTGGACAGGGTCTTCTCGCCCATCGCTTTGTTAGTCGCCCTGGCCATCTGGTACATCACTTCGATGGCGGCGCGGGTGTTGAAGTCGTCGTCCATTGCGTTCCTGAACGCTTTCCTGTAGGATTCGATGAGATCGCAGCAGTCGTCGCTCTCGGCATCCCCATCAGGGCCGTTCTTGGCGCATTCCATTAAGCTTTCGTAGTTGTTGGCGAGCCTCGAGAGCGCGGCCTTGGATTCGTTGAGGATGTCCTCGCTGTATTCCAGCTCGCTCATGTAGTGCGCGTTGAGGAAGTAGAATCTGATGGTCTGAGGGTCGAATTTCTTCGAGACATCCTTCACGGTGAAGAAATTCCCTTTGGATTTAGACATCTTCTCGGCTTCGCTCATGCCTTGGCCTCTGACGATGAGCATCCCGTTGTGCATCCAATAGTTCGCCAGGGGTTTCCCGGTCACGGCTTCCGATTGAAGGATTTCGTTCTCGTGGTGCGGGAACACAAGGTCGTTGCCTCCGCCGTGGATGTCGATCTGCTCCCCAAGGTATCTCTCGATCATCGCGGAGCATTCGATGTGCCACCCGGGCCTTCCAGGGCCCCAGGGGGAATCCCAGGAGCATTCACCGGGTTTGGCCGCTTTCCATATCGCGAA belongs to Candidatus Methanomethylophilaceae archaeon and includes:
- a CDS encoding IS66 family transposase: MEEHSDSYRNASREDLLAYIDRLLQDCLAKDEMIKALQERIKELERRTRMNSTNSSKPPSSDGYAKPAPKSQRVKSGKRPGGQLGHEGHNMSVPHEPDEVIPCIPESCSGCPNLAKCISDKTLEAGESRFVVDAVMDVRVREYRSMGAKSCPMGNWQGPEEMSRVRFPEDVDAHVQYGDSFAAVAGILNTYGAISFSRVSDIIRSMFGVSLSPATVESMVRKCAESVEDALEGIRQSIVKRDVCHFDETGVRCGGKLMWVHNSSTAELTYQTISEKRGIEGILENGVLGKFRGIAVHDCWLSYWGGFEVEHSVCCAHILRELTAIEEMEPGHEWPGEMKRLLLQMKSEKECALSTGRRSIDAVTLGYFDERYDKILSLADSERPPPPVQDERKRGRIKLGKERALIERLRALKGSVTLFLHDFRAPFDNNQAERDIRNLKTKTKVSGCFRTVGGARRHLWVMSYLSTVRKQGGNAFGSLKEALSKLQNSV
- a CDS encoding DUF853 family protein; this encodes MYSEGKIWIAKGDERVYLLPRMSNRHGLITGASGTGKTVTMRVLAESFSDAGVPVFFSDMKGDVGGVCKAGEDTEKMRGRAEKLGAEGFEFKGFPTVFWDVYGDCGHPVRTTVSSLGASLLARLMDLTNVQSDVLAMIFRICKDKGWDLIDSKDLISVLQHIAQNRNDYIAEYGNMSSQTLGAIQRSVRTLEDEGGDFFFGEPALDIFDWIRTDENGKGVLNVLNSEKLARSPKLYSTFMMWLIQELFERLPEAGDPEKPKLVFFFDEAHMLFSDAPKPVIQNIEQMVKLIRSKGVGIYFVSQSPSDIPDSVLAQLSNRVQHALRAYTPAEQKSVRAAASSFRTNEKFKTETAITELGVGEALVSCLDEKGIPSIVERAFILPPQSSLDPLSPAEYESIIKSSRFESKYRERQERQSAYETMKGMEEEKQKMEAKAAESKAKAAPKSAATASAKSRSSKSTATKVAEKAINRAAATAGREIGKGILKGLFKK
- the cysS gene encoding cysteine--tRNA ligase, giving the protein MSLLIHNTLTNSKEEFVSIEPGKVRMYVCGVTVYDDIHMGHARSMIVFDTVARYLRYLGYQVTHVTNFTDVDDKIIKRAAERGIEPLELSAEYIRKYFEDAEKLGINKADIYPKASECIGDIIRMVQKIIDSGYGYATEDGSVYFSVRKVKDYGKLSKRNLDDMQQSERIRSGLKKLDESKIDPMDFAIWKAAKPGECSWDSPWGPGRPGWHIECSAMIERYLGEQIDIHGGGNDLVFPHHENEILQSEAVTGKPLANYWMHNGMLIVRGQGMSEAEKMSKSKGNFFTVKDVSKKFDPQTIRFYFLNAHYMSELEYSEDILNESKAALSRLANNYESLMECAKNGPDGDAESDDCCDLIESYRKAFRNAMDDDFNTRAAIEVMYQMARATNKAMGEKTLSKKAAERHLKLIDEFNGILNIIPKPKEADDGAIDSLVSILIDLRGEMRKNKMYQYADMIRDRLKEAGIQLEDSADGVKWKRI